The Sulfurimonas lithotrophica genome includes a region encoding these proteins:
- a CDS encoding SO_0444 family Cu/Zn efflux transporter — translation MELILEFFNALYNLSNAMSWYILFGLVFAGILHELVPDTLVTKHLGKESISSVIKSTLFGIPLPVCSCGVIPLATSIKKSGASKGATLSFLISTPITGVDSILATYGMFGWVFTTYRVVTSMVIATLAGILTNIYDKDQEKPSMSFSAVNTNTKPANSQVFSSAMNFSPKQEDSCCSSTESSCCSSQKTDEKTKFSFVKAMRYAFVTLLGDIATPLFWGLVIGAIITISIPENLSNLLTEYAIFSYLIAIAIALPMYVCATASLPIAAALMLNGVSAGAAFVFLTAGPATNTVTIGVVKKMLGSKSLYIYLGTIIIGSIFFGLGLDYIFDIASIDAASLIHIHEDVSFIDIFSTVTLWIFILFFMVKSALKRK, via the coding sequence ATGGAACTTATATTAGAATTTTTTAACGCTTTATATAATCTTAGCAATGCCATGTCTTGGTATATACTTTTCGGTCTTGTTTTTGCGGGTATCTTACACGAATTAGTACCGGATACCTTAGTAACCAAACATCTTGGAAAAGAAAGCATATCTTCAGTTATAAAATCTACGCTTTTTGGAATACCCCTACCGGTTTGTTCTTGCGGTGTCATACCATTAGCTACAAGTATCAAAAAAAGCGGTGCATCTAAAGGGGCTACTCTTAGCTTTTTAATCTCAACACCTATAACCGGAGTTGATTCCATCTTGGCAACATACGGTATGTTTGGCTGGGTGTTTACTACTTACAGGGTTGTAACATCAATGGTTATAGCCACTCTTGCGGGAATACTAACAAACATATACGATAAAGACCAAGAGAAGCCGTCAATGAGTTTTTCTGCGGTAAATACAAATACCAAACCTGCTAATTCCCAAGTATTTTCAAGTGCTATGAATTTTTCTCCAAAACAAGAAGATAGTTGTTGCAGTTCTACTGAGAGTTCATGTTGTAGTTCTCAAAAGACTGATGAAAAAACCAAATTTTCATTTGTTAAAGCTATGAGATATGCTTTTGTAACTCTGCTTGGAGATATAGCTACTCCGCTTTTTTGGGGTCTGGTAATCGGTGCTATCATAACTATATCTATACCTGAAAATCTAAGTAATCTATTAACCGAGTACGCTATATTTTCCTATCTTATAGCAATAGCTATTGCCCTGCCGATGTATGTATGTGCCACAGCCAGCTTGCCTATAGCTGCGGCTCTTATGTTAAACGGCGTAAGTGCAGGTGCCGCTTTTGTATTTTTAACTGCAGGTCCGGCTACAAATACCGTTACAATCGGCGTAGTCAAAAAGATGCTGGGATCTAAAAGTTTATACATATATCTTGGAACTATAATAATTGGAAGTATCTTTTTTGGATTGGGACTTGATTATATATTTGACATAGCATCTATAGATGCGGCTTCGCTTATCCATATCCATGAAGATGTAAGTTTTATAGATATCTTCAGTACTGTTACACTTTGGATATTCATTCTGTTCTTTATGGTAAAATCTGCTTTAAAAAGAAAATAG
- a CDS encoding RBBP9/YdeN family alpha/beta hydrolase, translated as MKKVLIVHGWGGSDYPHWQSWLAGEIAKDYGCVYFLKFSDVDNPTKATWSKELLNAMDDFNPDIVICHSVANTLWFHLANEQKLKKVQKLFLVAPPSMDTHIKELNEFFPCKSPTELYAQDAILVGSSNDPYMDESELLRLQAELGIEMKLLQNAGHINADSNFGKWEWLLSEVKISYKI; from the coding sequence ATGAAGAAAGTTCTTATAGTACACGGTTGGGGCGGGAGTGACTACCCCCACTGGCAGAGTTGGCTGGCAGGCGAGATAGCAAAAGATTACGGCTGCGTATATTTTCTCAAATTTAGCGATGTCGATAATCCGACAAAAGCAACGTGGAGCAAAGAGCTTTTAAATGCAATGGATGATTTTAATCCCGATATTGTAATATGCCACTCGGTTGCAAATACTTTATGGTTTCATCTGGCAAATGAGCAAAAATTAAAAAAAGTCCAAAAACTTTTTTTGGTAGCACCTCCTAGTATGGATACCCATATAAAAGAACTAAATGAATTTTTTCCTTGCAAATCTCCAACAGAACTTTATGCCCAAGACGCAATTTTGGTTGGTTCAAGTAACGACCCGTATATGGATGAGAGTGAACTTTTACGCCTGCAAGCAGAACTAGGCATTGAGATGAAACTGCTCCAAAATGCCGGACACATAAATGCAGATAGCAATTTTGGAAAGTGGGAGTGGCTACTCTCAGAAGTAAAAATTTCATACAAAATCTAG
- a CDS encoding TolC family protein — protein MRIFILVFLFFYTLNALTLDEIITSALEKNPSLEVINERINANSYLIDSSDSLSNPELSVTTNTLDSSEPMSQTIISIKQKIPYLAKLTNKKELSKAQEGVLFSSLEKAKSTLVYEIKKTAYKIWELNAIYKTLQSNEKLILKSIELFEAYTSVNNNQHIDMMEAELSLIELKVQKSELKSQIDSMFTVLSYLCASDIDTLDVSLNISQVPTRESLQNLLVNNPDLNLKTKEIQKQNANVKLSDANIYPDFVLNGGYSIRSEFDNYFNIGVGITLPIYGVESSKHEQQQKLLLSQKAQKKDLQIDIQNRFNSYYIQMQNAYDNYKIINDEALAHIKHMLDISYASTSTGTNLLKQIKILQKKLKLEQKRIDAISLYNINYAKILQLSGATK, from the coding sequence ATGCGAATTTTTATACTTGTTTTTTTATTTTTTTATACGCTTAATGCTTTAACACTTGATGAAATAATAACAAGTGCATTAGAAAAAAATCCGTCACTTGAAGTTATAAACGAAAGAATAAATGCAAATTCTTATTTAATAGACTCAAGTGATTCACTCTCAAATCCAGAACTATCCGTAACTACAAACACTTTGGATTCTTCCGAGCCTATGTCGCAAACAATCATAAGCATAAAACAAAAAATACCCTATCTGGCAAAACTTACAAATAAAAAAGAACTCTCAAAAGCACAAGAAGGGGTACTTTTTTCATCTTTGGAAAAAGCAAAATCAACATTGGTTTATGAAATCAAAAAAACAGCTTACAAAATTTGGGAGCTAAATGCAATTTATAAAACACTTCAAAGCAATGAAAAACTGATTTTAAAATCTATAGAACTTTTTGAGGCATATACAAGCGTAAATAACAATCAGCATATAGATATGATGGAAGCGGAACTCTCACTCATAGAGTTAAAAGTACAAAAGAGTGAACTAAAATCTCAAATAGATTCTATGTTTACCGTACTATCTTACCTTTGTGCGAGTGATATTGATACCTTGGATGTATCACTAAACATATCCCAAGTGCCTACTAGAGAATCTTTGCAAAATCTGCTGGTAAATAATCCCGATTTAAATCTAAAAACCAAAGAGATTCAAAAACAAAATGCAAACGTAAAACTCTCGGATGCAAATATCTATCCGGATTTTGTGCTAAATGGGGGCTACTCTATAAGAAGTGAGTTTGATAACTACTTTAATATTGGAGTGGGCATCACCCTTCCAATCTACGGTGTAGAATCATCAAAACATGAGCAACAACAAAAACTGCTTTTATCTCAAAAAGCTCAAAAAAAAGATTTACAGATAGATATACAAAACAGATTTAACAGCTACTATATTCAGATGCAAAATGCTTATGATAATTACAAAATCATAAATGATGAAGCACTTGCGCATATAAAACATATGTTAGATATTAGTTATGCATCCACATCAACGGGTACTAATCTCTTAAAACAGATAAAGATTCTACAAAAAAAACTTAAACTTGAGCAAAAACGCATAGATGCAATTAGTCTATACAATATCAATTATGCAAAAATTTTACAACTATCGGGGGCTACAAAATGA
- a CDS encoding efflux RND transporter periplasmic adaptor subunit has product MKIFLIFLLSFSLYAKDVSVTQLFNVQTIKVKSVKKSYTKTNYGYTKKDEALTFDVSPRFSGYVEELYANKTYMYVKKGSLLAKVYSPQVYKAKDEYLSSYRYTKNKKNHSMLKSTELKLELLGVDAKEIQELKLSKSTSKFTNIYAPKSGYIFSKSINEGSSFKEGQKLFEIVNLNELWVEVRLSEEDRLWLNDAQKFELNFKSLTNTYTTTNSLLYPNLNPQEATLTLRLRIKNTDNEIFPGMYADVKSHLKEQNYLTLPKTAVIRKNSKYYVFLAGDFKGEYEPIVIDAKAIDANTYEIISGLDEGDEVVNNAMFMMDSDAQISNLY; this is encoded by the coding sequence ATGAAAATATTTCTTATTTTTTTACTTTCGTTTTCACTATATGCAAAAGACGTGAGTGTTACTCAACTCTTTAACGTTCAAACCATAAAAGTCAAAAGTGTAAAAAAATCATATACGAAAACCAACTATGGCTATACAAAAAAAGATGAAGCTCTTACCTTTGATGTAAGTCCTAGATTTTCTGGATATGTTGAAGAACTTTATGCAAACAAAACATATATGTATGTAAAAAAAGGCTCCCTTTTAGCAAAGGTTTATTCCCCTCAGGTTTATAAAGCAAAAGATGAGTACTTAAGCTCTTACAGATATACAAAAAATAAAAAAAACCACTCTATGCTAAAGAGTACCGAATTAAAACTTGAATTATTAGGAGTAGATGCAAAGGAGATACAAGAGCTTAAACTCTCAAAAAGCACGTCTAAATTTACAAATATATATGCCCCTAAAAGCGGTTATATATTTTCAAAAAGCATAAATGAGGGTTCATCTTTTAAAGAGGGTCAAAAGCTTTTTGAAATAGTGAATCTAAATGAGTTGTGGGTAGAAGTAAGACTAAGTGAAGAAGACAGACTATGGCTAAATGATGCACAAAAATTTGAACTAAATTTTAAGTCACTAACAAACACTTATACGACTACTAACTCTTTGTTATACCCTAATCTAAATCCGCAAGAGGCTACTTTGACACTACGCTTACGCATAAAAAATACCGATAACGAAATATTTCCCGGTATGTATGCTGATGTGAAATCACACCTAAAAGAACAAAACTACCTAACACTTCCAAAAACGGCAGTTATCCGTAAAAATTCAAAATACTATGTCTTCTTGGCAGGGGATTTTAAAGGTGAATATGAACCTATAGTCATAGATGCAAAAGCTATAGATGCAAACACTTACGAGATAATAAGCGGTTTAGATGAGGGTGATGAAGTTGTAAACAATGCTATGTTTATGATGGATAGCGATGCTCAAATAAGCAATCTGTATTAA
- a CDS encoding efflux RND transporter permease subunit, producing the protein MIEKIIDFSIKNFFLVLIGTIFLTIASIWALKNTPLDALPDLSPPQVIVKINWAGQSPEIIEDQGTYPLVSQFLAIANIDTVRGYSTYENGLIYIIFKDGTDLYWARSRVLEQLSSISSKLPASMEVNLGPDASGVGWVYQYALKSDSLNLAQLRTLQDYYYKYALMGVDGVSEVASIGGFVPTYQVSINNDKLIRYNLSISDVAKVLKKNNNDTGGGISIQNGFEWMIQAKGYLEGIDEINNLVVTQKAGVPIILKDIARVELAPAPRRGIADLNGDGEVVGGIVMLRYGEDVYSAIKRIKTKMNELKVDGVEIVEVYERASLIEKAIDTLKSTLLEESLIVVLIIGLFLLHLRSSLIVLIILPLTIAITFLLMKLFGIGSNIMSLGGIAIAIGAMVDASIVMIENAHKSIHKFEEIFERKPTNSERIQIILDSSKLVGRPIFFALALIVVSFLPIFTLTSQEGLLFTPLAFTKTFAMSAGAILSITLVPVLMVFFIKGKLPRENKNPINRFFIWIYNPILIYGFKIKYLIFAFVLVSLAYLYPLYKDMKWEFMPMLNEQSFMYMPVTPYGISVDQSKALTQKTDKIIKSFPEVESVFGKGGRADTATDPAPLGMLETIITLKPQNQWREGVTYESLKAEMDNALQVPGLINSWTYPIRGRIDMLLSGIRTPLGIKLYGKSSEGLQKYAQLIESKLRDFDLSESVFADQASSGYYLDIDIDETKLARYEITKEQLLEYTSIAIGGMKVSTLYKNLERYPITIRFEDAQRKDLESIKNIQVKTPFGFLPIKTFADVSYRQSASVIKSEKALPVTFIAITPKEGVTPSEYKQKAKELLKDVNLENGYYIEWAGQSEYLESAMAKIIWIIPAVLVIILVLIYFALRSVFATVLVFFTLPFALLGGLIYIDMLGYAMSIAVIVGFLALLGIAAETAIVMIVYLEQSVKEYRDTFSDSFSKSHLRDAIYDGAVQRVRPKLMTVFAILAGLLPIMYIDGVGSEVMQRIAAPMIGGIVSSAILSLIIIPIVYESYMKKRLKDEI; encoded by the coding sequence ATGATTGAAAAAATTATAGACTTTAGCATTAAAAACTTTTTTTTAGTTCTCATAGGTACAATATTTTTAACTATTGCATCTATATGGGCTCTTAAAAATACACCGCTGGATGCATTGCCTGATCTGTCACCGCCGCAAGTTATAGTAAAAATAAATTGGGCGGGACAATCCCCTGAGATAATAGAAGACCAAGGGACATATCCGCTTGTTTCGCAGTTTTTGGCAATAGCGAATATAGATACGGTTCGCGGATACTCTACTTATGAGAACGGTTTAATATATATTATTTTTAAAGACGGCACCGACCTTTACTGGGCAAGAAGCCGTGTGCTTGAACAACTCTCATCCATATCTTCAAAACTGCCTGCATCTATGGAAGTAAATCTAGGTCCTGATGCAAGCGGAGTAGGCTGGGTTTATCAATATGCCCTAAAATCAGACAGCCTAAATTTGGCACAGCTTAGAACTTTACAAGATTACTACTACAAGTATGCCCTGATGGGGGTTGACGGTGTAAGTGAGGTTGCAAGTATAGGCGGGTTTGTGCCGACTTATCAAGTTAGCATAAACAATGACAAACTAATCAGATATAACCTTAGCATCTCTGATGTTGCAAAAGTATTAAAGAAAAACAACAATGATACGGGCGGAGGCATCTCAATTCAAAACGGCTTTGAATGGATGATTCAAGCTAAAGGTTACCTTGAGGGAATCGATGAAATCAACAACTTGGTAGTTACACAAAAAGCCGGTGTCCCTATAATTTTAAAAGATATCGCAAGAGTTGAACTCGCTCCCGCTCCAAGACGCGGTATAGCTGATTTAAACGGTGACGGCGAAGTAGTAGGCGGAATAGTGATGCTTCGTTACGGTGAAGATGTTTACTCTGCCATCAAACGAATCAAAACCAAGATGAATGAACTTAAAGTTGACGGGGTTGAAATCGTAGAGGTTTATGAGAGGGCATCTCTAATTGAAAAAGCGATTGATACTTTAAAATCTACACTTTTAGAAGAGAGTTTGATAGTTGTACTCATAATCGGGCTGTTTCTACTGCATCTTCGCTCATCATTGATTGTACTTATTATTTTGCCGCTAACCATAGCTATAACGTTTTTACTTATGAAACTCTTTGGCATCGGCTCAAATATAATGAGCCTTGGAGGAATCGCAATAGCAATAGGTGCGATGGTAGATGCATCTATAGTTATGATAGAAAATGCACATAAAAGTATCCATAAATTTGAAGAAATATTTGAGAGAAAACCTACAAACTCCGAAAGAATCCAGATAATTTTGGACTCCTCAAAACTGGTTGGAAGACCTATATTTTTTGCACTGGCACTTATAGTCGTATCTTTTTTACCTATATTTACACTCACATCCCAAGAGGGGCTTCTTTTTACACCTCTTGCATTTACAAAAACTTTTGCCATGAGTGCAGGGGCGATTTTAAGTATAACACTTGTACCTGTTTTAATGGTATTTTTTATAAAAGGCAAACTTCCGCGTGAGAATAAAAACCCGATAAACAGATTTTTTATTTGGATATATAACCCTATTTTAATATATGGATTTAAAATAAAGTATTTGATTTTTGCTTTTGTATTAGTATCCTTAGCATATCTGTATCCATTATATAAAGATATGAAATGGGAATTTATGCCTATGCTAAATGAGCAAAGCTTTATGTATATGCCTGTAACACCTTATGGAATCTCTGTAGATCAATCCAAAGCACTTACCCAAAAAACAGATAAAATCATCAAAAGTTTTCCGGAGGTTGAATCTGTTTTTGGAAAAGGGGGACGTGCAGATACTGCAACTGATCCCGCTCCACTTGGGATGCTTGAGACTATCATAACTCTAAAACCACAAAACCAGTGGCGTGAAGGCGTTACATATGAGAGCTTAAAAGCAGAGATGGATAACGCCCTGCAAGTTCCCGGACTTATAAACTCTTGGACATACCCTATTCGCGGTCGTATAGATATGCTGCTCTCGGGTATTCGTACACCACTTGGCATCAAACTCTACGGCAAAAGTTCAGAAGGCTTGCAAAAATATGCACAGCTGATAGAGTCAAAACTTAGAGATTTTGACTTAAGTGAGTCTGTATTTGCCGACCAAGCAAGTAGCGGATATTATTTAGACATAGATATAGATGAGACAAAACTTGCAAGATATGAAATAACAAAAGAACAACTGCTAGAATACACATCAATTGCTATTGGCGGTATGAAAGTCTCAACCTTATATAAAAATCTCGAACGCTACCCGATTACTATACGTTTTGAAGATGCACAAAGAAAAGATTTAGAGTCTATAAAAAACATTCAAGTAAAAACACCCTTTGGTTTTTTACCTATAAAAACTTTTGCAGATGTATCTTACAGACAGAGTGCGTCAGTTATTAAAAGCGAGAAAGCCCTTCCTGTTACATTTATAGCTATAACGCCTAAAGAGGGTGTAACACCAAGCGAGTACAAACAAAAAGCAAAAGAACTTTTAAAAGACGTAAACTTAGAAAACGGCTACTATATTGAGTGGGCGGGTCAAAGTGAGTATCTTGAATCTGCTATGGCTAAGATTATATGGATTATTCCTGCCGTACTTGTTATTATTTTAGTACTAATCTATTTTGCTCTACGATCAGTCTTTGCAACAGTACTTGTGTTTTTCACTTTGCCTTTTGCACTTCTTGGCGGACTTATATATATAGATATGCTGGGATATGCCATGAGTATAGCCGTAATAGTCGGCTTTTTAGCCCTGCTTGGAATAGCAGCCGAGACTGCGATAGTTATGATAGTTTATCTTGAACAAAGTGTAAAAGAGTATAGAGATACCTTTAGCGACAGTTTTAGTAAATCGCATCTTAGAGATGCTATATATGACGGTGCGGTTCAAAGAGTTCGACCAAAACTTATGACCGTATTTGCCATTTTGGCAGGGCTTTTACCGATCATGTATATAGACGGTGTAGGTAGTGAAGTTATGCAACGCATCGCCGCACCGATGATTGGCGGAATAGTAAGTTCTGCAATTTTAAGTTTAATAATTATCCCTATTGTTTATGAGAGTTATATGAAAAAAAGGTTAAAAGATGAGATATAG
- a CDS encoding GMC family oxidoreductase — protein MIYDVCIIGSGAGGSPIAYELSNAGFKVVVLEKGKYYTEKDFSKDELAVSRRDKFTPSLKDEKHIINEIDADGKTSRFDGHEYSWSFWNGSMVGGSSNLMSGYFHRLKPNDFKLKSVYGEIEGANVVDWPISYDELEPLYEKVERVVGVSGSIKKHKFLEPRSTPQLPYVKLEENSVTKWFDKACEDLGYESFATPRAVLPMDALKRNGCSYSNFCGSYACATGAKGSARAALLQKCDAKIIPEAFVYKLGSDKTSINEAFYFDKDKKSHTIKAKIFVLAAQAIESSRLLLNSANKHFPNGLANSNKQVGKNLIFSGGGSGEGRFDFKDLDKNQQEELMQTGLFFNRSLQNDYEFESKGKKYKGGTTDFLFEHQNLISRVAREFYDEEGNIMWGDKLRDKIHKALTTSRKLSFEVFVDWLPSDKCFVSVDDKEKDKYGVNVGVINLYGHPHDLKVGEHLAQKAVNILEKMGARDINYSISSSPPPNLVAGGCRFGDNPETSVLDKNCKAHELDNLYVTDASFMPTGGSVPYTWTIYANSFRVAEIIKKELS, from the coding sequence ATGATTTATGACGTGTGTATAATCGGTAGCGGTGCAGGTGGTTCGCCTATAGCATATGAGCTCTCAAATGCAGGATTTAAAGTAGTAGTTTTGGAAAAAGGAAAATACTACACGGAGAAAGATTTTTCAAAAGATGAACTAGCCGTATCCAGACGAGATAAATTTACACCGAGTCTAAAAGATGAAAAACATATTATAAACGAGATAGATGCAGATGGAAAAACAAGCCGTTTTGACGGGCACGAATACTCTTGGAGCTTTTGGAACGGTTCGATGGTAGGCGGTTCATCAAACCTGATGAGCGGATATTTTCACCGCTTGAAGCCAAATGACTTTAAACTTAAATCTGTTTACGGTGAGATAGAGGGTGCAAATGTAGTAGATTGGCCAATCTCTTATGATGAACTTGAACCTTTATATGAAAAAGTCGAGCGAGTTGTAGGTGTAAGCGGAAGTATTAAAAAACATAAGTTTTTAGAGCCCAGAAGTACACCACAGTTGCCATACGTAAAGCTGGAAGAAAACTCTGTTACAAAATGGTTTGACAAAGCTTGTGAAGATTTGGGTTATGAGAGTTTTGCAACTCCAAGGGCTGTTTTACCTATGGATGCACTAAAAAGAAACGGGTGTTCATATTCCAATTTTTGCGGTAGTTATGCTTGTGCTACGGGAGCAAAAGGGAGTGCAAGGGCTGCACTTTTGCAAAAGTGTGATGCAAAGATAATTCCAGAGGCTTTTGTATATAAACTCGGTAGTGATAAGACAAGTATAAATGAGGCTTTTTACTTCGACAAAGATAAAAAATCACACACTATAAAAGCAAAAATATTTGTACTTGCAGCACAAGCTATAGAGAGTTCGCGTCTGCTTTTAAACTCTGCTAACAAACACTTTCCTAACGGTTTGGCTAACTCTAACAAACAAGTTGGTAAAAATCTGATTTTTTCAGGTGGCGGGAGCGGAGAGGGTAGATTTGACTTTAAAGACTTAGACAAAAATCAACAAGAAGAGTTGATGCAGACCGGTCTGTTTTTTAACCGCTCTTTGCAAAATGACTATGAGTTTGAAAGTAAAGGTAAAAAGTATAAAGGCGGGACTACAGACTTTTTGTTTGAGCATCAAAACTTGATATCACGCGTTGCAAGAGAGTTTTACGATGAAGAGGGAAATATCATGTGGGGCGATAAGCTTAGAGATAAGATACATAAAGCCTTAACTACTTCAAGAAAACTTAGTTTTGAAGTATTTGTCGATTGGTTGCCTAGTGATAAATGTTTTGTAAGCGTAGATGATAAAGAAAAAGACAAATACGGTGTAAATGTCGGAGTTATAAACCTTTACGGACATCCACATGATTTAAAAGTGGGTGAGCATCTGGCACAAAAAGCCGTAAATATTTTAGAAAAAATGGGTGCACGCGATATAAACTACTCAATATCTTCAAGTCCGCCGCCAAATTTAGTAGCTGGTGGATGCAGATTTGGAGATAACCCTGAAACTTCCGTTTTAGATAAAAACTGCAAAGCACATGAGTTAGATAACCTATATGTAACAGATGCTTCATTTATGCCGACAGGCGGAAGTGTGCCATATACTTGGACCATATATGCAAACTCATTTCGCGTAGCTGAGATAATCAAAAAAGAGTTATCTTAA
- a CDS encoding gluconate 2-dehydrogenase subunit 3 family protein, which yields MISRRKFLSAGFLSSVIFITNGCGLFSATTPKETLSILQNDLFPHSKKMGIDVKKYMQIVLKHSKISATDKEFIKNGIKWLNEEAVLLYDTTYVKLSASKRQKVLNSISKTAWGEDFIHDNLTYIMEASFSDPIYGVADGQGWQWLEFKTGLPRPKEMLL from the coding sequence ATGATAAGTAGAAGAAAGTTTTTAAGTGCGGGGTTTTTAAGCTCCGTCATATTTATTACAAACGGTTGTGGGCTATTCTCCGCAACTACTCCAAAAGAAACACTTAGCATCTTGCAAAACGATTTGTTTCCCCACAGTAAAAAAATGGGCATCGATGTCAAAAAATATATGCAGATAGTTTTAAAGCACTCAAAAATCAGTGCTACAGATAAAGAGTTTATAAAAAACGGCATCAAATGGCTAAATGAAGAAGCAGTTTTACTTTATGATACTACTTATGTAAAGCTATCGGCGAGTAAAAGACAAAAAGTCTTAAACTCTATATCCAAGACAGCTTGGGGCGAAGATTTTATACATGATAACCTGACTTATATAATGGAAGCTAGTTTTTCAGATCCGATTTACGGTGTAGCAGACGGACAAGGTTGGCAGTGGCTAGAGTTTAAAACAGGACTCCCCCGTCCAAAAGAGATGCTTTTATGA
- a CDS encoding HvfX family Cu-binding RiPP maturation protein — protein sequence MRCKELYLKFSSYGNYAKDAALLLARLTLAYGFYTPAMNKWSDIDSVAVWFGESLGIPFPTLNAYMAASTELLGVILLTLGLFTRLISIPLMVVMVVAITTVHLGNGFSAGDNGFEIPLYYFLFLLIFVANGGGKFSLDRIIFGEKS from the coding sequence ATGAGATGTAAAGAATTATATTTAAAATTCAGTTCGTACGGTAACTATGCTAAAGATGCAGCTCTTCTTTTAGCAAGGTTGACTTTGGCATACGGTTTTTATACCCCGGCTATGAATAAATGGTCGGATATAGACTCCGTAGCCGTTTGGTTCGGTGAGAGTTTAGGTATCCCTTTTCCTACGTTAAATGCATATATGGCTGCATCTACGGAACTTTTGGGTGTTATACTTTTAACACTCGGATTATTCACCCGTTTAATATCCATACCGCTTATGGTTGTAATGGTAGTAGCTATAACTACCGTGCATCTTGGAAACGGTTTTAGTGCAGGCGATAACGGCTTTGAGATACCTTTATACTACTTTTTGTTTTTACTTATATTTGTTGCCAACGGTGGCGGTAAATTTTCACTTGATCGTATAATATTCGGTGAGAAAAGTTAG
- a CDS encoding HvfA family oxazolone/thioamide-modified RiPP metallophore — MSLVKLSALLLGATLFLGMGATTLSADMKCGAGKCGSSMKTQQKKDKKCGDAKCGSKKEAKKDKKCGDAKCGSKKEAKKTMKCGAGKCM, encoded by the coding sequence ATGAGTTTAGTAAAACTGTCGGCACTTTTACTTGGTGCAACGTTATTTTTGGGTATGGGTGCTACAACGCTTAGTGCAGATATGAAGTGTGGTGCAGGTAAGTGTGGATCTTCAATGAAAACACAACAAAAGAAAGATAAAAAATGCGGAGATGCCAAGTGCGGTTCCAAAAAAGAAGCTAAAAAAGATAAAAAATGCGGTGATGCCAAGTGCGGCTCCAAAAAAGAAGCTAAAAAAACTATGAAATGCGGTGCAGGTAAGTGTATGTAA
- a CDS encoding response regulator transcription factor — protein sequence MKILLMEDDAVLSDILLDYLRESWDVDYAYSSDDVYKFLDKTKYDLFIFDINVTGQSGLELLRELREYNNTTPTIIITAYTDTKHLQKAFDLGAHDYIKKPFELEELNARIKNTQKIFHLQDNQNIFISDSISFNPSTRELIKNSKTISISSKDAKILHYLIKNPSRVISNEELIQNIWDYDNIPSDATIRSHIRTLRDDLGKDKIQTVRGEGYKYE from the coding sequence ATGAAAATATTACTTATGGAAGATGATGCCGTTTTATCCGATATACTTCTTGACTACCTAAGAGAGTCTTGGGATGTTGATTATGCTTATAGTTCGGATGATGTATATAAATTTTTAGATAAAACAAAATATGATTTGTTTATATTTGATATAAACGTCACGGGACAAAGCGGTCTTGAGCTGTTGCGTGAACTTAGAGAATACAACAACACTACTCCGACTATTATAATAACGGCATATACCGACACAAAGCACCTACAAAAAGCTTTTGATTTAGGTGCACACGATTATATTAAAAAACCTTTTGAACTTGAAGAGTTAAATGCAAGAATAAAAAACACCCAAAAAATATTTCATTTGCAGGATAATCAAAATATTTTCATATCCGATTCCATATCTTTTAATCCATCTACAAGAGAGTTGATAAAAAATTCCAAAACTATCAGTATCAGTTCAAAAGATGCAAAAATACTGCACTATCTTATAAAAAACCCTTCACGTGTAATAAGTAATGAAGAACTTATTCAAAATATATGGGATTACGACAATATTCCAAGCGATGCGACTATACGCTCACATATACGAACATTAAGAGATGATTTAGGAAAAGATAAAATCCAAACCGTAAGAGGCGAGGGTTATAAATATGAATGA